The Anaerolineales bacterium region GCAGTTGCTCCCGACACGTTGATTCTCGTGGACGCGGTCTCGTCGCTCGGCGGCGCAAGAATCGAAATGGATGCGTGGGGACTCGACATGGTGCTCACCTCTTCGCAAAAATGTCTCGCGCTTCCGCCTGGTCTCGCGCTCGGAGCCGTCTCTGACCGCGCCATGGAAAAAGCCAAGTCCGTTGAGAATCGGGGCTGGTACTTCGACCTCCTCCGCATGGAAAAGCATCGCAACAAAGATTCCTCGCCCGCCACGCCAGCCATGTCGTTGATCTACGCCCTCGATTTTCAATTGGATCGCATCCTCGCCGAGGGATTGGAGAATCGTTTTGCGCGTCATTCCGCCATGGCGAAACGCGTCCAAGAGTGGGCGGACGCGCACGACCTCTCGATGTACGCGCCTGAGGGCTACCGCTCGCAGACTGTGACCACGATCAAGAACGAGCGCGGCATCAACGTCTCGGACTTGAACGCCTTCCTCAAACAGCGCGAGATGCGCATCGCGGGCGGATACGGTCCCATCAAAGAATCCACCTTCCGCATCGCACACATGGGCGAAATCCAAATGGCAGATATCGAAAAACTCCTCGCGGCGATGGAAGAGTATTTGAAGAAATAAGACCTGCCGCAATTTACACGACGCAAAATTTCGTACTGCGTACTTCGTATTATGTAATACGAGGTGCGCAGTATTGTTTTTGGTAGGATGTATTGATGATGGATGAGCCCTAATTTTTCGATGTGACGATGATATCTTTCCCGTTTTCTTGCTTGACAAATGGAGAGGGATGGGCAATAATATTGTGTATAGTTATTACACAGCAACGAGGTGTAGTATGGAATTACTAAGAACACAAATCCTTCTTGAAAAAACCCAGCGTCAATTTCTTACTTTGATCGCGGAAGAGGAAGAACGCAGTATTTCAGACATTGTGCGCGAGATGATCGACCGCGAATTACGCTTCCGTCAACGTCGTCAAATGTTGCTCGCCGCGCGTGAACTTCAGGCAGACTATGTAACCGATCCAAGCCTTTCGGAATTTACTGCGCTGGATTCAGATGATTTCCTCTTTGAGGATGAAGGAGTATGAAACGGGGGGAAGTTTGGCTCGTAAACCTCGACCCTACAATCGGATCGGAGATCAAAAAAACGCGTCCCGCAGTAATCGTTAGCAGTGATTTAGTGGGAATATTGCCGTTGAAAATAATTGTCCCATTCACTGATTGGAAGGATCGTTATGCTTCCGCCGCTTGGATGGTACGCGTTGACCCTGATAATACCAACGGCTTGAGTAAACCCTCCGCGGCAGACGGCTTACAAGCACGATCTGTATCGCAGCAAAGGTTGGTTAAGCGGTTGGGATTTTTATCGCCGCCTCAAGTTGCGCAAATTGTGCAGGCTGTTGTGAATGTCCTCCAACGATAAGACAAACTTTGACATAATCCTCGAAAAATACACCTACGGCGGCGACGCGATGGGGCGCCTCCCCGATGGACGTGCAGCCTTCGTTCCATTTGGGTTGGTGGGGGAACGCGTCCGCGTGAAGTTAACGGAGGAAAAGAAAAATTTCGCTCGCGGCGAAATTCTCCAAATTCTCCAATTCTCTGGTGAGAGAATACAACCTCGGTGCAAACACTTCGGCGAGTGTGGCGGATGCCATTATCAACACATCCCCTACGAAAAACAACTTGAGATCAAAACCGAAATCCTGCGCGACCAATTGACGCGTATTGGCAAGATCGAGAACCCGCCCGTCCAGCCGATAGTCGCGTGCCCAAACCCGTGGAATTATCGCAACCACATTCAATTTTCATTGGATAAAAATGGAAAATTGGGCTTTGTAGGGGCAAGTCTGAGACTTGCCCCTACGGTTATTGAAATTTCCGAATGTCACCTCCCCGAACCGTCCATCAATGACTTCTGGCGCCAACTCGAATTCGAACCTGAAACGAATGTCGAGCGCGTCTCGCTCCGTGCGGGAAACGATGAGGAGTTAATGCTCATCCTCGAATCGGATTCGCCTCAGCCGCCCGAAATCGAGATCGAAGCGGGGATTTCCGTCGCGCATG contains the following coding sequences:
- a CDS encoding type II toxin-antitoxin system PemK/MazF family toxin, giving the protein MKRGEVWLVNLDPTIGSEIKKTRPAVIVSSDLVGILPLKIIVPFTDWKDRYASAAWMVRVDPDNTNGLSKPSAADGLQARSVSQQRLVKRLGFLSPPQVAQIVQAVVNVLQR
- a CDS encoding alanine--glyoxylate aminotransferase family protein, with amino-acid sequence MSRMFVPGPVDVADEVLQAQAAPMLPHRSKEFEAIFRRASEKSQNLFYTKHRVFLSASSGTGLQEAAIRNFVNRRVLSVVNGAFADRWYEVAASNGKDVEKLSFDWDKPASPDLVADSLKRGGFEALTVVHNETSTGLQNPVKEIAEAVRAVAPDTLILVDAVSSLGGARIEMDAWGLDMVLTSSQKCLALPPGLALGAVSDRAMEKAKSVENRGWYFDLLRMEKHRNKDSSPATPAMSLIYALDFQLDRILAEGLENRFARHSAMAKRVQEWADAHDLSMYAPEGYRSQTVTTIKNERGINVSDLNAFLKQREMRIAGGYGPIKESTFRIAHMGEIQMADIEKLLAAMEEYLKK
- a CDS encoding class I SAM-dependent RNA methyltransferase — encoded protein: MSSNDKTNFDIILEKYTYGGDAMGRLPDGRAAFVPFGLVGERVRVKLTEEKKNFARGEILQILQFSGERIQPRCKHFGECGGCHYQHIPYEKQLEIKTEILRDQLTRIGKIENPPVQPIVACPNPWNYRNHIQFSLDKNGKLGFVGASLRLAPTVIEISECHLPEPSINDFWRQLEFEPETNVERVSLRAGNDEELMLILESDSPQPPEIEIEAGISVAHVYQDNTVVVAGNDHIFIRVLDRDFKVSASSFFQVNTLMAEKMVEHLFTCLPVSLSTTLLDLYCGVGLFSAFFAPKCGRVIGVESSASACEDFAVNLDEFDNVELYEGAAEEVLPSLVGQIANLSFVIVDPPRAGIERHALDAIVQLKPQRIAYVSCDPSTMARDAARLIAGGYKLSAVTPFDMFPQTFHIESVSLFER